One genomic window of Verrucomicrobiia bacterium includes the following:
- a CDS encoding SdrD B-like domain-containing protein, producing the protein MRNKKKFDGMMSKAAKAGLCLLFASGVFAAFAPARAYANVLGNGGFEEAIGSGVNRNWDNTNGASRADNATLNGAGFASAPQGSFGLIVPDGSFTFQTFDNVKPGDFVTFNALAQSTTVGAGNGSRLKIEFKEVRADGTDYLISSVTSGRANTTTAPAGLGNPYVTLTASGTAPAATERIVLVIETTGGGGTNAFDSANAEVAPVGLRVTQSKSTVQVGEPVAMQVQFQNDSGDTLTNVKLHVSLPPGFRADDASVRLNGNKADTREGSLIVSAGDIGAGQVMNIGFIIIPTSAVTIGNNYRFDLVLTNGAELSEHAVVQLVVTPDPVFEEGTIIGKVFQDDNQNGVQDEGERGIPWIKLVTEEGIIVITDEHGRYSIPAVKPGRHLVKIDGHTLPEGTKFITEETFLVKTTPGLMSKANFAVLLPPSEMPPEFGEELSVNFTQGLDTSRPDLEVDLEPKILKAGLGYLEKEGVFKFKINYPEFVKNWYIEIRDEVGTQIWTGYGVSAPPEEVTWNGQTEEGLLIKPGIYSYQLKVEDFEGHEDWTPLQFFRVLAKTDSEDKELQLPEIPAVGNFNIFKDGKSSIPLIAKPTVRIQGKTKPGYTVTINSHETPVETDGRFQTEFYVTPGEKEYLVEAKSPDGVVTSYHKTVKVKDSMFFMVALGEQQLGYNFNKGDIESAGEEGAYKSDFYEDGRMSYYLKGKLKGKYLVQSHYDTDDKRSAFFRNLDQDDYYPIYGDGSTRDYEATNTRQRFYILIEKDRSFLKWGSFQTEFNETELSTYNRTFSGLKGAYEDTKTTVYGDPKKAVKFFYAKASHEADHNELAATGGTLYYLRNRNVIEGSEKIRVEIRDKLQDITVDSYDLQEGKDYEIDYNEGRIMLSRPLSSMAASDTLISSNILDGSPVFLVIDYEFDAGPSNIEDTNRGIRAYTHMGDHFRIGATGVQEKRHLGHGRDYDLRGIDAQFKAGRNTKITAEYAEAKQQQTGQSVSYDGGLSFADLSSLRGPDTEPRENAYLIKGQTKPLKKLDVSGYLQGVEPGFSVDHLRSQEGYKKYGLATQYHITDSFYAKYRFDASNVVAQLLPLDEEPNLQVPFENRQNHIGQLGYDDGRYLGEVEYIEQRTDFPANPRNLNETLLSEFPFDRG; encoded by the coding sequence ATGAGGAACAAAAAAAAATTTGACGGGATGATGTCGAAGGCGGCGAAAGCCGGCCTTTGCCTTCTTTTCGCCTCAGGCGTTTTCGCGGCCTTCGCGCCGGCGCGGGCGTATGCCAATGTGCTCGGTAATGGAGGCTTCGAAGAAGCCATCGGAAGCGGCGTAAACCGGAACTGGGACAATACGAACGGTGCGTCCAGAGCCGATAATGCCACGCTGAACGGCGCGGGTTTTGCGAGCGCGCCGCAAGGCAGCTTCGGGCTCATCGTGCCGGACGGCTCGTTCACGTTCCAGACTTTCGACAACGTCAAGCCCGGCGACTTCGTCACGTTCAACGCGCTCGCGCAGTCGACCACCGTGGGCGCCGGAAACGGTTCGCGTCTCAAAATTGAATTCAAAGAAGTCCGCGCCGACGGCACGGACTATCTCATTTCCTCCGTCACTTCCGGCCGCGCCAATACCACGACCGCTCCCGCGGGCCTGGGCAATCCCTACGTCACCTTGACCGCGTCCGGGACTGCGCCCGCCGCGACCGAACGCATCGTCCTTGTCATCGAGACGACAGGCGGCGGCGGGACCAATGCCTTCGACAGCGCGAACGCGGAAGTCGCTCCGGTGGGCCTGCGCGTAACCCAGAGCAAGAGCACGGTCCAGGTGGGCGAGCCCGTGGCCATGCAGGTGCAGTTTCAAAACGATTCCGGCGACACGCTGACCAATGTGAAACTCCATGTCAGCCTTCCTCCTGGATTCCGCGCCGACGACGCTTCGGTGCGGCTGAACGGCAACAAGGCCGACACGCGCGAAGGATCGCTCATCGTCAGCGCGGGAGACATCGGGGCGGGGCAGGTGATGAACATCGGATTTATCATCATCCCCACGAGCGCCGTGACGATCGGCAATAACTACCGTTTTGATCTCGTGCTCACCAACGGAGCGGAGCTGTCCGAACACGCGGTCGTCCAGCTCGTCGTGACGCCGGATCCTGTTTTCGAGGAAGGCACCATCATCGGTAAAGTGTTCCAGGACGACAACCAGAACGGCGTGCAGGACGAAGGCGAGCGCGGCATTCCCTGGATCAAGCTCGTCACCGAAGAAGGCATCATCGTCATCACCGACGAACACGGCCGCTACAGCATTCCCGCGGTCAAGCCGGGCCGGCATCTGGTGAAGATCGACGGGCACACGCTGCCCGAGGGCACTAAATTTATTACCGAAGAAACATTCCTGGTGAAGACGACGCCGGGCCTCATGAGCAAGGCAAATTTTGCGGTCCTCTTGCCGCCGTCGGAAATGCCGCCGGAATTCGGCGAAGAGCTGAGCGTCAATTTTACGCAGGGCCTGGACACATCGCGCCCGGACCTGGAAGTGGATCTCGAGCCCAAAATCTTGAAGGCCGGCCTGGGTTATCTGGAAAAAGAGGGCGTGTTCAAGTTCAAGATCAATTATCCGGAATTCGTGAAAAACTGGTACATCGAAATCCGTGACGAAGTCGGCACGCAGATCTGGACTGGTTACGGCGTTTCCGCGCCGCCGGAAGAAGTGACCTGGAACGGACAGACCGAAGAAGGGCTTCTCATCAAGCCCGGCATCTATTCCTACCAGCTGAAAGTGGAAGACTTCGAAGGCCATGAAGACTGGACACCGCTCCAGTTTTTCCGCGTGCTTGCCAAAACCGATTCCGAGGACAAAGAGCTGCAGCTTCCGGAAATTCCGGCGGTGGGCAACTTCAACATCTTCAAGGACGGCAAGAGCAGCATCCCGCTCATTGCCAAGCCCACGGTCCGCATCCAGGGCAAGACCAAGCCGGGCTACACCGTGACCATTAACTCCCACGAAACCCCCGTCGAGACCGACGGCCGGTTCCAGACGGAATTTTACGTGACGCCCGGCGAAAAAGAATATCTCGTGGAGGCCAAGAGCCCGGACGGCGTGGTCACGTCCTACCACAAGACCGTGAAGGTGAAAGACAGCATGTTCTTCATGGTCGCTCTCGGCGAGCAGCAGCTCGGCTACAACTTCAACAAAGGCGACATCGAGAGCGCGGGCGAGGAAGGCGCGTACAAGTCCGATTTTTACGAAGACGGGAGGATGTCTTATTATCTGAAGGGCAAGCTCAAGGGCAAATACCTGGTCCAGTCCCATTACGACACCGACGACAAGCGTTCCGCGTTTTTTCGCAATCTCGACCAGGACGACTATTATCCGATTTACGGCGACGGCTCCACGCGCGATTACGAAGCCACCAACACGCGCCAGCGGTTTTACATCCTCATCGAAAAGGACCGGTCGTTCCTCAAATGGGGAAGCTTCCAGACCGAGTTCAACGAGACCGAGCTTTCAACTTACAACCGTACGTTTTCCGGCTTGAAGGGCGCTTACGAAGACACGAAGACCACGGTTTACGGCGACCCGAAAAAGGCAGTGAAATTTTTCTATGCCAAGGCCTCGCATGAAGCCGACCACAACGAGCTTGCGGCGACCGGCGGCACGCTGTATTACCTCCGCAACCGGAACGTGATCGAGGGAAGCGAAAAAATCCGCGTGGAAATCCGCGACAAGCTGCAGGATATCACGGTCGACAGCTACGACCTGCAGGAAGGCAAGGACTACGAGATCGATTACAACGAAGGCCGCATCATGCTGTCGCGGCCGCTGTCTTCCATGGCCGCGTCCGACACGCTGATCTCGTCCAACATCCTGGACGGCAGCCCGGTTTTCCTGGTGATCGATTACGAATTCGACGCGGGCCCGAGCAACATCGAAGACACCAACCGGGGCATCCGCGCCTACACGCACATGGGCGACCATTTCCGCATCGGCGCGACCGGCGTCCAGGAGAAGCGCCACCTGGGCCACGGCCGCGACTACGACCTGCGCGGCATCGATGCCCAGTTCAAGGCCGGCCGCAACACCAAGATCACGGCCGAATACGCCGAGGCCAAGCAGCAACAGACGGGCCAGAGCGTTTCCTACGACGGCGGCCTCAGCTTTGCCGACCTTTCGTCTTTACGCGGGCCGGACACTGAGCCGCGCGAGAACGCCTACCTCATCAAGGGCCAGACCAAGCCGCTCAAGAAACTCGACGTGTCCGGTTACCTGCAGGGCGTGGAGCCCGGCTTTTCCGTGGACCACCTGCGTTCCCAGGAAGGCTATAAGAAGTACGGGCTTGCGACGCAATATCACATTACCGATTCTTTCTATGCCAAGTACCGATTCGACGCCAGCAACGTGGTCGCGCAGCTTTTGCCGCTCGACGAAGAGCCGAATCTCCAGGTGCCGTTCGAAAACCGGCAAAACCATATCGGCCAGCTGGGCTACGACGACGGGCGTTACCTGGGCGAAGTCGAATACATCGAACAGCGCACGGATTTTCCCGCCAATCCGCGCAATCTGAACGAGACCCTGCTTTCGGAATTTCCTTTTGACCGCGG